DNA from Brassica napus cultivar Da-Ae chromosome C4, Da-Ae, whole genome shotgun sequence:
aaaaaaaggtaaactaTTTCCCCGGAGAGAGAATGTGAAAGCCCCGGTGGCCACGCGTGTGAAAATCTGGTGTGGTGCGAATTCGAACTCGGGTCCCTTTAGGGATCCACGGAACACCTTGACCACCCGATCACAAACGCGGACAAATTACTCAATTTACAGAGTAAAATTTATTATGGAATAAACTACTCTTATTTATagagtaatgaacaaaaaacaaattactttatttatagagtaaagtttattatgaaatgaaaaatgtaataggattagaatatttttattcaattttatattttatttcattttaaaataagaaatggaGTGGGGTTGGAAATTTCATACGGACGACTATTTGcatttctttatgttttataagtataaaataatatcataGCGACATTAAATAAATTCGTATGATATGAATAGGTCAATGTAGTCTCGAAAGGTTATCTTTGAGCAAAAGGACATTCTTAAAACTAGAAACAAGTTGGAATAACTTCCACCAATTGGTATGCTTAAACATGCAATTTTGCAGTTTCAATTCATGGTATTATTCACAAATATACATATTAACTATgaatataaattaaagaaaatgcattttataattcatatatatattggaaatgaattaataaacattaacatatatgtTTATCAGTTTGAATTCTAGTTAACGGCATTTATGTATCTTCATAATGCATAACTTCGTGTGCATTTTCTTAATATTGGGTCTtaggaaaataaacaaaaactgaACAGCttgcaaaaataatatatgaattgtTTTTATGTCAGCATATAGGAAGATACTATACGAAATTTgcattattttaatgcatatatcTTCATTTTATTAGGCTCATTTTCATTAAGGgcaaaaatacattaataaatagACAAAGCTTGGGTTGGCAATTAATTGCAGGTTCATTTGGAATAAATGGGGTTTGGTGTGGCGAGGCCACGGGAACACGCCATATGGGCTTTTCTTGATTGATCACATATCCCCCACCTTCTCTTTCTTCGATTATCCAAAGATGTTACTAttcaattattatttcttattattcaaatttatatgacGATAAAAACTTATGAACAAAGCATATGTTTGTGCAGATAGATTAGATTGGTAAGACTAGCGCTCTAACGGTCTAACATCTCTTTAAACCCTTAAGCTTCCTTCATCCTCTTGTAGCCTTGTAGGTGTTCGGCTCCAGTGGCTTTCTAGCACCAGGGCAGGTCGATTCTAATTTGTTCCTCTTCCTGTCTCGTATCCTAGTGGCTGGGTTTGTTCGGTGTGGTGTAAGTCGCTCTTTGTATTTTCCATCAGTCTTTTTTGAAGTCTCGTCCTTATTTGGTACTTCTTACTGGACGGTTGTCTGTCGCTTCGTAGCTGAGGTCACCGTCTTAACAAATTACATAAATGTCTTgcaataatattttatcaaacttTTTTAAAGTTTACGTCTCTATGCTTATCTTCCCTTGAACTATATATCGGGGTTTCAGTTTATCGGCTCGTACATCTTTGTTTGTATGATGATGCTATTTTTCTTGTAACCATTTAATTCTAATAATAAAGAagtttctgcaaaaaaaacatataaagataaagaaaaattaattattatggcaaaataaataaacatgaacatatgtataaacacaaaaaaaaaataggatacataaataattttcaaaatgaaCATTTAAGTCATAATTGTAGAAAATAAGTGAGGAGTATAATGCCAATGATTTAGTGTGCAAGCTAAATAATGCCCTATAAATCTTGtacaaagttttttttgacATAAGCTAATGTTTACAAATTTCTTTACTTGGTACGGCACTATTTGTAAACTTGGTGAAAACGAAGAGAGTAAATGAAGAAGATAACTTTCTTATTGATTGTTTCTGCTTGACTTTCACGCTTACAAAGAAAGCAAATATAAAGAGTAGATTGTGTGCTTGAATACATACAAGATAGAGGACAGCTCAGCCTGTGACAACACACAAATCCTAAGGTATCAAAATGGTTTGATAGCTGTAAATCCTTAGTTGTGAAACCCGTACGATGACCACCTTTTGACttcaccaactctgatcctttgTGACCATTAGAAGAGGACGAGATGAACTTGGGAGATGTTTGTTGTTTAGTTGCATGGGCCTCAATCGAAGTGTTTGTGGCCTTTGGGCTTATACGTACACCTCCTCAAACTTGTGGTGGGAGCATCCCGAACACCAAGTTTTTCCCGCAAGGCGAAGAAAGGCTGTTGTGATAGAGGCTTCGTAAAAATGTCAGCAAGTTGAAGCACTGCTGGAACATGACTGACTACAAAAGCTCCGAGTGCAACTCTCTCACGCACATAGTGAAAATCAATATCAAGGTGCTTGCTGCGATTGTGAATAGCTGGATTCGCAGTCAAGTAGACGGCAGATAAGTTGTCACAAAACAACTCAGGTGTATCAGGGAGAGATGCTAACCACTTGAGCTCTGTAGCGGTAAGTGAGAGAGTTCGATACTAAGCTTCTGTTGAAGACCTCGACACAGTAGGATGCCTTTTAGCGGACCAGGAGATGATGTTTGAACCGAGGAACGTACACAGGCCACTAGTAGAACGTCTAGTCTCACGACATCCAGCCCAATCACTATCACTGAAGCCATAGAGGAGAAAGCCGGTCTTTGCATTTATGTTCAATCCATATCGATACGTGCCTTTCAAGTAACGAATAATGCGCTTGAGGTTGGAGAAGTCTGCAACCGTCGGAGCATGCATCTTCTGGCATACATAGTTAACAGCAAACTGGATGTCCGGTCTTGTCAAGGTCAAGTACTGAAGCTTGCCTGCAAGACTGCGAAAGTAAGTTGGTTCCGAGAAAAGTTGATCATGGCCAGTGACTTTGTCTAGCTGCATCGGAAGGGGCGTCGGCATTGGCGCACAATCAGACATTCCTGCACTCAGTAGCAGGTCCGTAGTATACTTTTCCTGGCAAAGAAACAAGCCATCTGAAGTTTCTTGCACTTGAATGCCAAGTAAATAGTGAACTGGCCCATGTCTTTCATTCTGAAAGTGGTATTGAGATGAACCAGTAGCTTTTCTATCAGTTTATCATTGTTTCTTGTGAGTAACATGTCATCAACGTAGAGCAAGAGATATATCACATCGTCGCCATGTAGATATACAAACAGAGAAGGGTCTCCATGAGTACACTTGAAGCCAAACTCAATCAAGAAGATACTGAACTTATCGAACCACGCTCGAGGCGACTGACGAAGACCATAGATGGCTTTTCTCAACTTACAAATGTAGTTAGGCTTCTCAGGATCTTCAAATCCAGGTGGTTGTTTCATGAAGACAGGTTCTTTGAGATCACCGTGTAGAAAGGCGTTTTCTACATCCAGCTGTTTGATTTTCCAACCTTTTACAGCAGCAACGTGAAGCACATACCATATAGTAGTTCTTCTAACCACCGGACTATATGTCTCAACAAAGTATATGCCTTTTTCCTGCTCGTTTCCACGAGCTACTAGTCTTGACTTGCGCTTGTTTAAGGTACCATCAGCATTCAATTTCGACTTGTGAACCCATCCACTACTGATTGGTTTGATACTTGGATCAGGAGGAACCAAGTCCCATGTATGTCTGATGTCCATATTGTTCTTTTCGTGTCTCATTGCATTAGTCCAGTATGGGTCTTTAAAAGCAGCAGCAACTGTCTTAggttcaggatattgagacgTAACAGAGAGAAGGACATAGCGTGGGTTAGGCTTTCGGATCCCGTCTTTTGCTCTAGTAACCATTGGATGTACTGGCTCAGGTGGAGGGACATTCTGAATATCAGGAACATGTGATGCTTCAGGGGTGGGTAAGGGTGGAAAGTATTCTTCAGAAAAGATAGAGGCAGTTGAAGGAGTGGAAACCGGGCTTGCTGGAGGTTGAGGTAGTCGAACTCGATGTACTGGTTCTTCTGGAACAACAGCAGGCTCAACAGGAGAGGAGACCTTTTCACATTCTGATTGCCAAGCAGAGAGCAACAGCGTATCCAAGTAATGTAGAAAGGACTGGTATTCCTTTTTGTAAGGAAAGGTTTTCTCCTCAAACAGCACATGCCTGCTAATATAAACTCTTCCAGAGGGTGGATGTAGACAGTGATACCCTTTGTGCTTCTCATTATAACCAATGAAGACTCTTCGGATCAAACTTGTTTTGACTGTAAGGTCAAACAAACGGGTAACAGCTACACCCAAAGACACGCAGAGACGTATACACTAGAGCTTTACCGACAAGAACTTAATAAGGAATCTTGTGCTCCGGAAGAACCGAGGAAGGGAGAAGGTTACTGAGGTAAACAGAATTCAGAAAGGCTTCTACCCACAGTTGATGAGGAACTCGACTTTGAAACATCAACGACAAACCAAGTTCTGTAACATATCGGTGCTTTTTCTCCGAAGATCGTTCTGCTGTGGGGTGTGGGGACAAGACATGTGATGTTTGATACCACACGACGTTAGATGAGCAGCAAACTGAGTGCTGGTGAATTCACCGCCCCATCACTTTGGAATGTTTTAATTTTACCGTCAAGTTGTCGTTCTACTAAGTTCTGAAAGTGAAGAAACgcagaaaataaatcaaattttaatcgCAAAGGGTATAACCACGTGAATCTTGAGTAACGATCAACAAATACTGCATAATATCTAAACCCTTGAGTTGAAATCACTGGAGAAGGCCCCCAAAGGTCACAATGAACACGCTCTAAGGGTTTGGTGGCTACAAAAACAGAACTACTGAATGGTAAACGACTTGACTTGCCCAGTTGACACGCCTCACAAAGCTGAAGACTGGGCTTATTGATAACTACGGCTTTATTACTTGAGAGACGCTGGAGAACTTCTTGGTGAGGATGACCTAGCCTCAGGTGCCAAACATCACCACTTGCAGTTTGCTGTCTGTGAGAATAGAAAGCCATAAACTTCGGGTTCTCCAAGACGTAGAGGTCCTTCTGTCTAGTTCCTTTGGTTAGGATTTGCCTTGTCTGTTTGTCCTTCACAACAACACTATCAGCATCGAACTCAATGGAACAAGGATAATCAGCCGTAAGCTTTGAGACTGAAAGCAAAGATTTAGTGATGCCAGGACAAACAAGAACCTCTTTTAAAGGGAGATTACCTTGAAGACTAGGCAGAACCGCGGAACCAATCTGACTTATGGGCAAAACCCCACTGTTACCAACCAGAACCAAGTCATCACCTGTGTAGGCCTGAGTAGATTGGAGCTGAGAAGGGTTGTTTGTGATATGGGCCgtagcaccagaatcaacaTACCAATCATTTCTTTGAGGTTGAGCTTGATCTGAAGTATGCATAGCAGTGAGAGCGTTGTGAAGCTCTTCTGTCTGATAGGAGTGGTCGAAGCGTTTGTAACAACGGTACGCAGCCTGACCAAACTTGTTGCAGATTTGACACGTTGGACGGTTGTTTGAACCAGAGGGAGCACCACGACAAGAGCCTTGACTTATCTGTTGTGGAAAGCCTCTGCCTTGAGTAGAGTAGTTACCTCTTCCGCGATAACCTCCACGACCACGGCCGCGAGAAGAGCATCCACCTCTATTGGAGTAGAAGGCTTGATGCAGAGCAGTCTCAGTAGGAGCTTCATACGATGAAAACTTTTCATTGAAACCCATTAACTTGAACACCACGTCTTCAAAGTTTGGTCCGTGAAAGACATCCATTGAATGTTCGATGACAGTCGAGATGGACTCATATTCTTTCCCCAGACCTCGCAATACACCGTAGATCTTCTCTTGTTCAGACAGAGGAGCGCCAACGGAAGCCAGATGATCACAGAGAGATTTTATCTCAGAGAGGTACTCAGTGAGGGAACGAGAGCCCTTCTTTGTACTCTAGATTCGACTCCGTAGATCTAGCTTTCGGGTGGGGGAAACTCTGTTGTATTTCTGAGCCAGATAACACCAGAGTTCTTGCGACGAACGAAGACCATAAACGCTTTTGATGGCGTCTTCGGAGAGAGAACCAACCAGCCAAGCCATGACGCATTGATCGGTGCGGACCCATTTGGCGTAAGCTGGATTTGGTGTCTCTGTGACTTGATCTTCATTTTGAACAGCGAGGATTGGTGGTGGTCTAGGTATTTAGCCGGTAACATAACCAAGAAGTGATTGGGAATTAAGAAACTGCTCAAACTGAAACTTCCAAGACAAGTAGTTGGAGTCGTTGAGCTTGAGTGTCACACAGTGTGTAATCGTCAAAGGAGAATTAAGAGGATCACCAtccatggctctgataccatgtaaactTGGTGAAAACGAAGAGAGTAAATGAAGAAGATAACTTTCTTATTGATTGTTTCTGCTTGACTTTCACGCttacaaagagagaaaatataaaGAGGAGATTGTGTGCTTGAATACAGACAAGATAGAGGACAGCTCAGCCTCTGACAGCACACAATTCTAAGGTTTCAAAACGGTTTGATAGCTATAAATCCTTAGCTGTGAAACCCGTACGATGACCACCTTTTGACgtcaccaactctgatcctttgCGACCGTTAGAAGAGGACGAGATGAACTTGGGAGATGTTTGTTGTTTAGTTGTATGGGCCTCAACTGAAGTGTTTGTGGCCTTTGGGCTATACTATTGAGAATACATATCCTTTAATTGCTCTTCGGGTCTTTAAATATGTTGAACAAACTCTAAAATAGTATGACTGAGTGTATTTAGGTGGAACATATCTTCTTTCCTAAATCAAAACCTATATCATATATGATcgaatttttttgttcttcgccaaaatttagcaaaaaaacaaaaaaaacctttATCATATAGGTTATACTCCCTTGTTTTATATACCTAAGAAAACCTTGTGGAAAAATCTGAATACATTATTTCTTTTGCTTTTAGAAATTTACGGTTTTTCTTAGTTCATGCAAAACATTAGACTGAAATACTGAAGCATGATTTATAAATACATCTATATGATCATTGTCATTATAAATAGCCATATGTTGATTACGTAGATAAAAGAAAATCTTAACTAATGTGGTTTTACACaaacaaaacatcaaatatGTCATATCAAACGAAAATATTGGACCAATGAATAAAcattatcaatactattaaaacataaacactttttatctacttacaaaTAGTCTAGGTTGGATCAtgacatttatttaattttctattttttctcctACAactaacttaattaatattaaatatatatcatatcttacctattattttaatatttcaaaaataaaatatctaaaaagatATTCCTAACTATCTTTTTCTAAGACAGCATTTTAATAATATCGTTTAAgacctttttatttaaaatgtaaatataaaattatttttaatatttacttttaaataataaaattcataaTTAATACTAACTATAATTATAAtcgaatattattttattttttatttatagaataaaaaataacattcctataatatttatattcataattaaattactacaccaattaataaatataaagtaactTAATCAATTTATTAACCATTTTatacattataaatttaaataataacatatattcataaattttacaACATAATTcgatttattaaaacaaaatattaaagtaagatatataaaataataaataatttcatatttaatatacatatttaaattaaaatattaaaataaattcaatatgTTTACCAAATATGATACGGATTGAATGACTTAtagataatttatataataataaataataattttgcgCTTTAAAGACGGGTTGATTAACATATAGTTGatcaaatgtatatattttataaaatggaTATTAATAGTTAGctactattaatatttaatgatatGATGGAACATGttattattaacatttttatgaTTATAGTTTTACGGGTTATTGCAACtaacatgtaaaatatttatcaaatataataCTAATTGAACAAAACATAAACCACATTTTAAGTTAGGCTTCGTTCATCTATccttatttgaatttttgtttctaatttaTATCGCATTATAGGTCTCATTCTGGAAAAATTGTAAATACGGATGGGGTTCAGATATAGCACATCAGTTTGGTTCTAATTTGTATCACGTCCTAAAATCTATAAAGTAACTTTATATCGTTCGGATTCAGATtatattggtttggtttaaatatatctgaagttaaatttaaaatttaaatacttattttagatattcttgaaaataaatatataattaaatatttgaagtacatatttatgatcaaatatttatatttgtgattaatTTGGACTTTCATTTTTTGGTTACACTTTCGGGTTCAGTAATAATACTTCGAGTTGGATATGTTTTATGCCATCCTACAAGACCTACTATGGTATTTCTAATATTTTGGACCGGATAAGGATTGAGTTTTTGTTTGGATTCAGTTCGGACTTCGGGTTAATGATTTTATTTCCATGTCTActttaaataaagagaaaaaatgattaaataaaattttcaacaaaaaattaTCCCGTgcttcaaaatctagttaattttattaaaaagactGGGTGACATGAAGGTGCCGTTGAAAGGAATGACGCTAACAATGATGTTTATCGAAACAACcggatatatattctcttgtATAGTATTCAAAATTAGTGAATGATGATTATCGAAACcactgaatatatattttttctagtTTTCAAAATTAGTTTTCTTTAATTTGACAAGTATCTATTGactaatctttctatttttgaaagtttttatttatcataaatCTAAATATTCATTAAGGCAGATCATATTGAAATTAGTCATTCAAATTTTAAGGTGAGAGATCAGaatgaaaataaatgaattcTTCCCTACTACAAAATCTACACTAAAGGACAAAACGATATAATAATATGccttataatgattttttgtatgttaactaggtgttttcctgcaccatgtgcagtgataaatctttttatatttaaattatattaatataaattcaatttaattaagtataaagttaagaaaaaaaaacattttgtttattttaaattatatttaagaatatatatgtatatattgaaaattataatcttagataaatttcCTATCTgcttttttggttaaatatattaaatcaacttatataaaattactaaaacaattcataaaaaattgtatagttatcaaaaattaaaaccaaataatatttataaaatttgtagatatttaaaagaaactaatgatatacgattaaaaatttgtattttttaaaaataaaaattgtagaaaaattttgtgataaaaattgtatataaaaataaaattaaataatatttcgaaacttataatttcatattagaacatatttattttggtgatgatttatgagttattaccatattctaaaaaaactacaaaaatataaatcgacttaaatataatgtatcagttattgtcatattctataaagtctaccaaaaatatatatcaacattaaatgtaattatcTATGTCATATTTAACCATTAGTCATGTCATCAAATTTAGTTGTCatgtcatatatttttttgtaaaagtaatTGTAAAGATGAAATGTGgcaaatcacttcgcaaataatgTCTAGGAGATGGTATAGGGACATTGTTGTAATACATTTTAGTATGCATCATGAAAATTACTCCATTTGAATGAGGAATGTTGATTAATTATGTGAAGTAACAAATGTTACTTAACATAATAATATCAGACTTATTAacaaataattagaaaatattagataactttgagaaaaaaataagaaaaatatgagTTAATGAAATTGAAGATTGTAGTAAATCTTAAGATAACACTATTTTCATGTGTAATTTTTGGATATTAGAAACAAAAATGATTTCTAACTACTTCAAATTTGTATTacagtttatatttttataatatgctttcattatataatacattatatatatatatatattcaaatacaataatatatattctaGGTATGTTGATTATTTGTGAATGTACTTGCGTTTGACAGTTTACCTGTCTCTACGAAAATGCGAACATACGCTTACAAAGGAAGCGCATACTTTGAACTATCGGAGGAGttagcatttttttttgcttgtgatcatcatatcttcttcctTCTACGAAAAAGGAAATAGAGGCAAACAAGGGAAACTTCCCATCATATTGATTAACACTATTTTACTTTTGTTACATTGGCTTTTCAGTTGTACATAGAATTATTTCATGTgtattatgaataaaaaaaatacttttaacatTTGTGTAACGACCCGGTTCCTagcccaattttttttaaggaaaaccCGTTAAGACTGCAGCCCATTAGGGTGAATGACCTAGGGTTCCctcctttttttataaatgaagtTGTCTTCTCTCATTTTTCTCTCATTCTGAAACTGGAGCGAAACTCtgcagagatttagagagactaggaaaccctagccgtcaagcttctcttttccttttctctcttcttctctcacgcctctctttctctccctctcctttctctttcctttggatctcttcctctctcctcGCCGCGAGTCCCCCGAGAGCAAGCTGAGCcgccggtggtggtggtggtcgtcCAAGTGGTGGTGGGGT
Protein-coding regions in this window:
- the LOC125585854 gene encoding uncharacterized mitochondrial protein AtMg00810-like, which translates into the protein MSDCAPMPTPLPMQLDKVTGHDQLFSEPTYFRSLAGKLQYLTLTRPDIQFAVNYVCQKMHAPTVADFSNLKRIIRYLKGTYRYGLNINAKTGFLLYGFSDSDWAGCRETRRSTSGLCTFLGSNIISWSAKRHPTVSRSSTEA